The bacterium genome includes a region encoding these proteins:
- a CDS encoding GIY-YIG nuclease family protein → MNQYYVYILASKRNGTLYVGVTNNLQRRMYEHKQGKLEGFTKKYNVNMLVYFDQTSDVNAAIAREKQIKKWNRAWKLQLIESMNPNWDDLAADWFLKENDK, encoded by the coding sequence ATGAACCAATACTACGTATACATTCTTGCAAGCAAGAGAAATGGAACACTATATGTCGGCGTTACTAATAATCTCCAGCGCAGAATGTATGAACACAAGCAAGGAAAGCTAGAAGGCTTCACCAAGAAGTATAATGTTAATATGCTTGTCTATTTCGACCAAACTTCAGATGTGAATGCTGCCATAGCCCGAGAGAAACAAATAAAGAAATGGAATAGGGCTTGGAAGCTTCAGCTTATAGAGTCGATGAATCCGAATTGGGATGACCTGGCGGCAGATTGGTTTCTCAAGGAGAATGATAAGTGA